In one window of Candidatus Omnitrophota bacterium DNA:
- a CDS encoding response regulator, with product MKNRKILIIDDEPHVLKLCSLILSREGYQVVEASNGAEAIAKVEKDPPDLIIVDLMLPDMNGAEIIQAIREKHSCRAPVLFLTAMITRAEEVAKDLDIKVQDVSYQVMAKPLDQTKFLELVKKQLG from the coding sequence ATGAAAAACCGGAAAATATTGATTATCGATGATGAGCCGCATGTGCTCAAATTGTGCTCTCTGATTCTCAGCCGGGAAGGTTATCAGGTTGTGGAGGCCTCAAACGGCGCGGAAGCCATCGCAAAAGTCGAAAAAGACCCGCCGGACCTGATTATCGTTGACCTGATGCTCCCGGACATGAACGGCGCGGAAATCATCCAGGCCATTCGCGAGAAACACTCCTGCCGTGCCCCTGTCCTCTTTTTGACAGCTATGATAACGCGAGCGGAAGAAGTCGCGAAAGACCTGGACATTAAAGTCCAAGACGTGAGCTATCAAGTCATGGCCAAACCCCTGGACCAGACAAAATTTCTCGAATTAGTAAAGAAGCAGCTTGGTTGA
- a CDS encoding CusA/CzcA family heavy metal efflux RND transporter, whose protein sequence is MFEKGIKFAVQHRWFVLASVLGVAVLGVYNFLRLPIDAVPDITNVQVQVNTEAPGYSPLEVEQRVTFPIESVMAGLPNLEETRSLSRYGLSQVTVIFKDRTDIYFARQLVNERIQEARGNLPDGIAPVMGPIATGLGEIFMWTVEARPGAVKEDGMAHSITDLRTIQDWIVKPQLRNVPGVTEVNTIGGYEKQIHVTPYPEKLVAYGLTFHDVLEALANNNANVGAGYIERAGEQYLARIPGQVKTAEDLLRIVVGYKEGLPIYVRDVADVLQGQELRTGAATENGQETVLGTVFMLMGENSRIVSERVAGKIEEINKTLPEGVFVKPVYNRTTLVDATIETVKENLALGALLVIFVLFLFLGNIRASLITAAVIPLSMLFTVTGMVANGVSANLMSLGALDFGIIIDGAVVIVENCIRRLAEEQHRLGRRLILQERLHIVAAASKEVQKPILFGQFIIMVVYLPILSLTGVEGKMFVPMALTVVMALAGAMIFSVTFIPAAAAVFLSGDMSEKDLPVMKWFKAGYAPSLDWALAHRRLVFLGTGAFVLASALLAMFMGREFIPSLDEGDVAMHALRIPGTSLSQSVEMQRVIEEKIREIPEVQTVFSKIGTPEIATDPMPPNVADTFIMLKPRSEWPDPKRTKAGVVAALETMVRKIPGNAYEFTQPIQMRFNELIAGVRSDVAVKIFGDDMDVLLRSGKDIERVLKKVRGASDVKAEQVTGLPVLTIMVDRQEIARLGLNLADVQEAVSIALGGASAGQVFEGDRRFELVVRLPEELRTDIEALKRIPIPLPQGGDLSPDGEPVRNYFPLGVVAEFHIAPGPNQVSRENGKRRIVVTANVRGRDIGSFVQDARDAIGEQVKIPPGYWIDWGGQFEQMLSAGHRLSVVVPLALFLIFVLLFMMFGDVKDALLVFTGVPLALTGGLAALWARGIPLSISAAVGFIALSGVAVLNGVVMVSFIKKLRQEGHEIREAIRVGALTRLRPVLMTALVASLGFVPMALAMGRGAEVQRPLATVVIGGILSSTALTLIVLPVLYYVFHRGSKAKSVKNDL, encoded by the coding sequence ATGTTTGAAAAAGGGATCAAATTTGCTGTCCAGCACCGCTGGTTTGTCCTGGCCAGCGTTTTGGGTGTGGCGGTCCTGGGCGTGTATAATTTTCTGCGACTGCCGATCGATGCCGTTCCGGACATCACCAACGTCCAGGTCCAGGTCAATACCGAAGCCCCGGGATATTCCCCTCTGGAAGTTGAGCAGAGGGTCACCTTCCCGATCGAATCGGTCATGGCCGGACTGCCGAATCTCGAGGAGACCCGCTCGCTTTCCCGGTACGGCCTTTCTCAAGTGACGGTGATCTTTAAGGACAGGACCGATATTTATTTCGCCAGGCAGCTCGTGAACGAGCGGATCCAGGAGGCCAGGGGAAATCTTCCGGACGGGATTGCCCCGGTGATGGGGCCTATCGCGACCGGGCTCGGCGAAATTTTCATGTGGACGGTTGAGGCCCGTCCGGGGGCCGTCAAGGAAGACGGCATGGCCCATTCCATCACGGACTTGCGCACCATTCAGGATTGGATCGTCAAACCGCAATTGCGAAACGTTCCCGGCGTCACGGAAGTCAACACGATCGGCGGGTATGAGAAACAGATCCATGTCACTCCCTATCCGGAAAAGCTGGTGGCGTACGGCCTGACTTTTCACGACGTTTTGGAGGCCCTGGCGAACAACAACGCCAATGTCGGCGCGGGGTACATTGAGCGGGCTGGAGAGCAGTATCTGGCCCGTATCCCCGGGCAGGTCAAAACGGCGGAGGATCTGCTCCGGATCGTTGTGGGATATAAGGAAGGCCTGCCGATCTATGTCCGTGATGTCGCCGATGTGCTGCAGGGTCAGGAGCTGCGCACCGGGGCCGCCACGGAAAACGGGCAGGAAACGGTTCTGGGGACGGTCTTTATGCTGATGGGGGAAAACAGCAGGATCGTATCAGAGCGCGTGGCCGGGAAGATCGAAGAGATCAATAAGACATTGCCGGAGGGGGTTTTTGTAAAGCCGGTTTATAACCGGACAACTCTGGTGGATGCCACCATCGAGACCGTGAAAGAGAACCTCGCGCTTGGCGCGCTGCTGGTGATTTTCGTCCTCTTCCTTTTTTTGGGGAATATCCGCGCTTCGCTGATCACGGCCGCGGTGATCCCGCTGTCCATGCTGTTTACCGTGACGGGCATGGTCGCCAACGGCGTCAGCGCGAATTTGATGAGTTTGGGGGCGTTAGACTTCGGGATCATCATCGACGGCGCCGTTGTCATTGTCGAGAACTGCATCCGCCGGCTTGCGGAAGAACAGCACCGTTTGGGGCGGCGGTTGATCTTGCAGGAGCGGCTGCATATTGTGGCGGCCGCTTCCAAGGAAGTCCAAAAGCCCATCCTTTTCGGGCAGTTCATCATCATGGTCGTGTATTTGCCCATTTTGTCCTTGACCGGAGTCGAAGGCAAAATGTTTGTGCCCATGGCGTTGACGGTCGTGATGGCGTTGGCCGGGGCGATGATTTTCTCGGTGACCTTCATCCCGGCCGCCGCGGCCGTGTTCCTGTCCGGGGACATGTCGGAGAAGGACCTGCCTGTCATGAAATGGTTCAAGGCGGGGTACGCCCCGTCGCTGGACTGGGCGTTGGCGCATCGCCGGTTGGTGTTCCTGGGGACAGGGGCCTTTGTCCTGGCCAGCGCCCTGCTGGCCATGTTCATGGGACGGGAGTTTATCCCCAGCCTCGACGAGGGCGATGTCGCCATGCACGCGTTGCGCATCCCGGGAACCAGCCTTTCGCAGTCTGTCGAGATGCAGCGCGTCATTGAGGAAAAAATCAGGGAGATCCCGGAAGTGCAAACCGTTTTTTCCAAGATCGGGACGCCGGAGATCGCCACGGACCCGATGCCTCCGAACGTGGCGGACACGTTTATCATGCTCAAGCCGCGGTCCGAGTGGCCGGACCCGAAACGGACCAAGGCCGGAGTTGTGGCGGCCCTGGAAACCATGGTCCGGAAAATTCCCGGGAATGCCTATGAATTTACCCAGCCGATCCAGATGCGGTTCAATGAATTGATCGCCGGGGTGAGAAGCGACGTGGCCGTCAAGATATTCGGCGATGACATGGATGTCCTTCTGCGGTCGGGGAAGGACATTGAAAGAGTCCTGAAGAAGGTCCGCGGGGCTTCCGATGTCAAGGCCGAGCAGGTGACCGGCCTTCCGGTTCTCACGATCATGGTGGACCGCCAGGAGATCGCGCGGTTGGGGTTGAACCTGGCGGACGTCCAGGAGGCCGTGTCCATCGCCCTGGGGGGAGCCAGCGCCGGCCAGGTGTTTGAGGGAGACCGGAGATTCGAGCTGGTGGTGCGATTGCCGGAAGAGTTGCGGACGGACATCGAGGCGCTGAAAAGGATCCCGATCCCTCTGCCTCAGGGCGGGGACCTCTCCCCCGACGGAGAGCCGGTCAGGAATTATTTTCCCCTCGGCGTTGTGGCGGAGTTTCATATCGCCCCGGGGCCGAACCAGGTCAGCCGGGAGAACGGTAAACGCCGGATCGTCGTTACAGCCAATGTCCGCGGCCGCGACATCGGTTCATTCGTGCAGGACGCCAGGGACGCGATCGGGGAACAGGTCAAGATCCCTCCCGGATATTGGATAGACTGGGGCGGGCAATTTGAACAGATGCTTTCGGCCGGCCATCGGCTGAGCGTCGTTGTCCCGTTGGCGTTATTTTTGATCTTTGTTCTGCTTTTTATGATGTTCGGGGACGTGAAGGACGCGTTGCTGGTTTTCACCGGCGTCCCGCTGGCGTTGACCGGAGGGTTGGCGGCGCTGTGGGCGCGGGGCATCCCGCTGTCCATTTCCGCCGCGGTGGGATTCATCGCCCTTTCCGGGGTCGCGGTGCTCAACGGCGTTGTCATGGTCTCTTTTATCAAGAAGTTGAGGCAGGAGGGTCATGAGATCAGAGAGGCCATCCGGGTGGGCGCTTTGACCCGCCTGCGTCCGGTCTTGATGACCGCGCTTGTGGCCTCTTTGGGTTTTGTCCCCATGGCGCTGGCCATGGGGCGCGGCGCCGAAGTTCAACGGCCGTTGGCAACGGTTGTGATCGGAGGGATATTGTCCTCAACGGCGCTGACGCTGATCGTTCTTCCGGTGCTTTATTATGTTTTTCACAGGGGCTCCAAAGCCAAAAGCGTTAAAAACGATTTATAG
- a CDS encoding efflux RND transporter periplasmic adaptor subunit, which produces MKNFKLIALMAACFLAGMWTASALREDGPRTSVAQHEDHADEHGDEHGADHETHGEHDGGAGHEGHEDDHDEAAEDRVTLSGEAQELAGIETAAVTQRSSARKISVTGRIAQDVDNVEHVFSPVSGAMKECFVELGQKVVTGDRLCLIRSAGGEDLEVQAPVSGMVMADFIDEGGRVDPTTSLHTIADVSVLPANFDVYEQDISHIQLNQRVLIYPLAYSGRVFEGRIVFISPRVDESTYTVKIKVAVENPDNLLKAGMFLKGEIVAGGEEGFLSVPASAVQTLGDKSVVFKRDGGGGFEAREIVVREPGKEFVAVEGLAEGDEIVVKGAFILKSKFLESEMEHAHSH; this is translated from the coding sequence ATGAAAAATTTTAAATTGATCGCATTGATGGCGGCCTGTTTTCTCGCCGGGATGTGGACGGCATCGGCTTTAAGGGAGGATGGGCCCCGGACATCTGTCGCGCAGCATGAGGACCACGCCGATGAGCATGGGGACGAACATGGGGCGGATCACGAAACGCACGGCGAACACGACGGCGGCGCGGGACACGAGGGGCATGAGGACGATCATGACGAGGCCGCGGAAGATCGGGTGACGCTTTCCGGGGAGGCGCAGGAGCTGGCCGGGATCGAGACGGCGGCTGTCACACAGAGGTCCTCTGCGCGAAAGATTTCAGTCACCGGACGGATAGCCCAGGATGTGGACAATGTTGAGCACGTCTTTTCTCCCGTGTCCGGAGCCATGAAGGAGTGCTTCGTGGAACTGGGGCAGAAGGTCGTAACAGGCGACCGTTTGTGTCTGATCCGGTCTGCCGGGGGTGAAGATCTTGAGGTCCAGGCCCCGGTTTCCGGCATGGTGATGGCGGACTTCATCGACGAGGGAGGCAGGGTCGATCCGACGACATCGCTTCACACCATTGCCGATGTCAGCGTCCTTCCCGCCAATTTCGACGTTTACGAGCAGGACATCTCCCATATCCAGTTGAATCAGCGGGTCCTGATCTATCCGCTGGCCTATTCCGGCCGGGTGTTTGAGGGGAGGATCGTTTTTATCTCGCCGCGCGTGGACGAATCGACCTACACCGTCAAGATCAAGGTCGCAGTTGAAAATCCGGACAATCTATTGAAAGCCGGGATGTTCCTCAAGGGCGAAATTGTCGCCGGAGGAGAGGAGGGTTTTCTTTCTGTCCCGGCCAGCGCCGTCCAGACCCTGGGGGACAAGAGCGTCGTTTTCAAGCGGGACGGGGGCGGGGGGTTTGAGGCGCGGGAAATCGTCGTCAGGGAACCCGGAAAAGAATTTGTCGCCGTGGAAGGGCTTGCCGAGGGGGATGAGATCGTCGTCAAAGGCGCTTTTATCCTGAAATCCAAATTCCTGGAAAGCGAAATGGAACACGCGCACAGCCATTAA
- a CDS encoding TolC family protein has translation MLWPRPGHGQDPEEVLSLKGALAAAYQDNPQMVEARARIGSAQGDLLTVRTWLNPELEAEVGGLKKNEAEERRGHLDSISIKQPFSPVGVRYLQTKMARNDVLAQEEMVKLTWAAVYADVRGLFSQIVLDQQSIRLAEDNANALRQFFSNVQIRYQSGQVLKNDLNRAQIELRKAESESLAAQRNLKVNKAGLNFLLGRPYDRPFEIREELREESLSLDLEDLIRRAIAQRPDLKAQALQFDSSRKDVVRAELGRLPSFSLGFEKTDTAYDKDYAALVSINVPLWNLNQGDVRKARARRTIEETKTDALKREIGLEVYRLFLNAEYAQSQIHLLNQSLREANELLSLAHLRYREGKIGFTDYLDQVKTAAQAKVNYYEALYDLERSINSLEVAIYTPLRQEDFLHEKF, from the coding sequence TTGCTTTGGCCGAGACCGGGCCATGGACAGGACCCGGAAGAGGTTTTGTCCTTAAAGGGAGCGCTGGCCGCCGCTTATCAGGACAATCCGCAGATGGTCGAGGCCCGTGCCCGTATCGGATCGGCGCAAGGGGACCTTCTGACCGTCCGGACATGGCTTAACCCGGAACTGGAAGCCGAGGTCGGCGGATTAAAGAAGAATGAAGCGGAGGAACGCAGAGGGCATTTGGATTCGATTTCCATAAAACAGCCTTTTTCCCCCGTGGGTGTGCGGTATCTCCAGACAAAAATGGCCCGCAATGACGTTCTTGCCCAAGAGGAGATGGTGAAATTGACCTGGGCCGCGGTTTATGCCGATGTCAGGGGCCTCTTTAGCCAGATCGTCCTCGATCAGCAGTCGATCAGGCTTGCTGAAGATAATGCCAATGCCCTGCGGCAGTTTTTCAGCAACGTCCAGATCCGCTATCAAAGCGGGCAGGTTCTTAAAAATGATTTGAACCGCGCCCAGATCGAATTGCGAAAGGCCGAGAGCGAATCTTTGGCCGCCCAGAGAAACTTGAAGGTGAACAAGGCCGGCTTGAATTTTTTGCTGGGCCGCCCCTATGACCGTCCCTTCGAGATCCGGGAAGAATTGCGGGAGGAAAGCCTATCCCTTGATCTTGAGGACTTGATCCGGCGGGCGATCGCGCAAAGGCCGGATTTGAAAGCACAGGCGCTGCAGTTCGACTCAAGCCGAAAGGACGTGGTCAGGGCGGAGCTTGGCCGGTTACCGTCCTTCAGCCTCGGGTTTGAAAAAACCGACACCGCGTACGATAAGGATTATGCGGCCCTTGTCTCCATCAATGTTCCGCTGTGGAACCTGAACCAGGGGGATGTCCGAAAGGCGCGCGCCCGGAGAACGATCGAGGAGACAAAGACGGACGCCTTAAAGCGCGAGATCGGCCTGGAGGTCTATCGGCTTTTTCTCAACGCGGAGTATGCCCAAAGTCAGATCCATCTGTTGAACCAATCCCTGCGGGAGGCCAATGAGCTCTTAAGCCTGGCGCATCTGCGGTATCGGGAGGGGAAGATCGGTTTTACGGATTATCTCGACCAGGTCAAGACCGCCGCGCAGGCCAAAGTGAACTATTATGAGGCGCTCTATGATCTGGAACGCAGTATCAATTCCTTGGAAGTCGCGATTTACACGCCTTTAAGGCAGGAGGATTTTTTGCATGAAAAATTTTAA
- a CDS encoding FAD:protein FMN transferase has product MTLSLKNNVRRCRPLLGTFVEISVGHDDPGEAHAAIGAAFAAVERVHRLMSFHDPESEISRLNRWAASGEVAVSGETFRVLQCALELHERTRGIFDIAVAPELMENRTLPRHTFLGGRTDYCGRTADIRFLPGGTVRFSRPLCIDLGGIAKGFAVDEAVGRLRACGMDSGFVNAGGDMACFGEPRPVWVRHPRNPGEFLPLPALENGALATSANAYLWREQPCAHIHGQTREPLRRPFSVSVRAGSCLMADALTKVVLALEEESETVLPQFQATALAVYPDGRVVRYGGDSDEA; this is encoded by the coding sequence ATGACCTTATCATTAAAAAATAACGTCCGTCGCTGCCGTCCCCTCCTGGGGACGTTTGTGGAGATCTCCGTCGGGCATGACGACCCGGGAGAGGCCCACGCGGCCATCGGCGCGGCTTTTGCCGCCGTGGAACGCGTTCACCGGCTGATGAGTTTCCATGATCCTGAAAGCGAGATCTCCCGGCTCAACCGTTGGGCGGCGTCCGGGGAAGTCGCTGTCAGCGGCGAAACATTCCGGGTCCTCCAATGCGCTTTGGAGCTGCATGAGCGGACACGAGGGATTTTCGACATCGCCGTTGCCCCGGAGTTGATGGAGAATCGGACCCTGCCGCGTCACACGTTTTTAGGCGGCCGGACAGATTATTGCGGCCGGACGGCGGACATCCGGTTCCTGCCCGGCGGGACAGTTCGCTTTTCGCGGCCGCTGTGCATTGATCTGGGCGGCATCGCCAAAGGATTCGCCGTGGATGAAGCCGTCGGAAGACTGCGGGCCTGCGGCATGGACAGCGGGTTCGTCAACGCGGGCGGCGACATGGCCTGTTTCGGCGAACCCAGGCCTGTCTGGGTGAGGCACCCTCGCAATCCCGGGGAATTCCTGCCGCTGCCAGCTTTGGAAAACGGCGCTCTGGCGACGTCGGCCAATGCTTATTTGTGGCGGGAACAGCCCTGCGCGCACATCCACGGGCAAACGCGGGAGCCGTTGCGCCGTCCCTTCAGCGTGTCGGTTCGCGCGGGTTCCTGCCTGATGGCCGACGCCCTGACCAAAGTGGTGCTGGCCCTGGAGGAGGAATCGGAGACGGTGTTGCCGCAGTTTCAGGCAACGGCATTGGCCGTCTATCCGGATGGCCGGGTGGTCCGCTATGGAGGGGACTCGGATGAGGCGTAA
- a CDS encoding FMN-binding protein: MSPAWVIWAPALVASTSVPALAAVYLTVEEAQQLIFPDRNFTLVPVTLSEDQRKTVQEKSGIPVRARQERVWRTDEGGHLIIDDVIGKHEFITFAVGINPDGSVRQVEILNYREAYGFEVRQKKWRRQFIGKTGASELSLNDDIKNISGATLSCRHVTEGVKRALALYDLIIKK, encoded by the coding sequence ATGTCTCCAGCCTGGGTCATCTGGGCCCCGGCCCTGGTGGCGTCCACGAGCGTCCCGGCGCTGGCCGCGGTCTACCTGACCGTGGAAGAGGCCCAGCAGCTGATCTTCCCGGACCGGAACTTTACGCTTGTCCCGGTCACGCTGTCGGAAGACCAGCGCAAAACGGTCCAGGAGAAAAGCGGTATCCCGGTGCGCGCCCGGCAGGAAAGGGTCTGGCGGACCGACGAGGGCGGACATCTCATCATTGATGACGTGATCGGCAAGCACGAGTTCATCACGTTCGCCGTGGGCATCAACCCGGACGGGAGCGTGCGCCAGGTGGAGATCCTGAATTACCGGGAGGCGTACGGCTTTGAGGTCCGCCAGAAAAAATGGCGGCGGCAGTTTATCGGAAAGACCGGCGCTTCGGAGCTTTCTCTTAATGACGACATCAAGAATATCAGCGGAGCCACACTGTCCTGCCGGCATGTCACGGAGGGAGTGAAGCGCGCCCTGGCCCTATATGACCTTATCATTAAAAAATAA
- a CDS encoding porin → MRRVSLLVMFCCLTVLWPRPARAENLDEIKVMMQQMKADYEARIKELETKIENLNAQQQEDSARIEAITTRQEDQVAAAGEPEKQGLDVEYVGRGNAPVGRGGLVVKNPFGFGNVSVGGYADLEYGDFENTNSTFTQHRWIINIGAFPHERLRFNSELEIEYGGPNVPNADGEVKVEQAYMDFLIADAVNLRAGALLVPFGRYNLYHDSDLQNLTDRPIMARDVVPTTWTEAGAGFFGQFNPTLGSYEDLNLEYELYVVNGLDAGITDTSLGGGRSSLKADNNEDKSFVGRLTVSPWLNQELAVSGYYGNYDNSENGLAGIGFDTLNTWGPFELINEYAYFDVEQTTTDVANFYQGAYTQLNYDFWPRFLDHSFLGRGFKDPKFTLVGRYDWALISDDSDASLGDNKETRKTLGFNYRPVDNLVFKLEYQWNKTDNEALERGNNNGFLTSMAIGF, encoded by the coding sequence ATGAGAAGAGTCAGTCTGTTGGTGATGTTCTGCTGTTTAACCGTTTTATGGCCGCGCCCGGCCCGGGCCGAGAACCTTGACGAGATCAAGGTCATGATGCAGCAGATGAAGGCCGATTACGAGGCCCGCATCAAAGAGCTGGAAACAAAGATCGAGAATCTGAACGCCCAGCAGCAGGAGGACAGCGCCAGGATCGAGGCCATCACGACCCGGCAGGAGGATCAGGTTGCCGCGGCCGGAGAGCCGGAGAAACAGGGCCTGGACGTCGAGTATGTCGGCCGGGGCAACGCGCCGGTCGGCCGGGGAGGGCTGGTTGTCAAGAATCCGTTCGGCTTCGGCAATGTTTCCGTGGGCGGCTATGCCGACCTGGAATACGGAGATTTTGAAAACACGAATTCCACGTTTACCCAGCACCGCTGGATCATCAACATCGGCGCTTTCCCTCATGAGCGGCTGCGTTTCAACTCGGAGCTGGAAATCGAATACGGCGGGCCGAATGTCCCGAACGCTGACGGTGAAGTCAAGGTGGAGCAGGCCTACATGGACTTCCTCATCGCGGACGCGGTGAACTTGAGGGCCGGGGCGCTTCTGGTCCCGTTCGGGCGGTATAATCTGTATCACGATTCCGATCTGCAGAATCTGACGGACCGGCCGATTATGGCCAGAGACGTCGTGCCCACGACGTGGACCGAGGCCGGGGCCGGGTTCTTCGGGCAGTTCAACCCGACGCTGGGGAGTTATGAGGACCTGAACCTCGAATATGAGCTTTACGTGGTCAACGGCCTTGACGCCGGGATCACGGACACGAGTCTCGGCGGAGGCCGCTCCAGCCTGAAAGCGGACAATAACGAGGACAAATCTTTTGTCGGCCGCCTGACCGTCAGCCCCTGGCTCAACCAGGAACTGGCTGTCAGCGGTTATTACGGCAATTATGACAATTCCGAGAACGGCCTGGCCGGCATCGGGTTTGATACCCTGAACACGTGGGGACCGTTTGAACTGATCAACGAGTATGCTTACTTTGACGTCGAGCAGACGACCACGGACGTGGCGAATTTCTACCAGGGGGCCTACACGCAGTTGAACTATGACTTCTGGCCCAGGTTCCTCGACCATTCCTTCCTGGGACGGGGCTTCAAGGACCCGAAGTTCACGCTCGTCGGGCGTTATGACTGGGCCCTGATCAGCGATGACAGCGACGCGTCTTTGGGAGATAATAAGGAAACCCGGAAGACGCTCGGCTTCAACTACCGTCCGGTCGATAATCTTGTGTTTAAACTGGAATATCAATGGAATAAAACCGATAATGAGGCCCTGGAGCGCGGAAACAACAACGGCTTCCTGACGTCCATGGCCATCGGTTTTTAG
- a CDS encoding YezD family protein has product MKDDQRQIDPKILEEIAEAVGRIKFGEVVVTVHDSKVVQIEERKKKRFT; this is encoded by the coding sequence ATGAAAGACGACCAAAGACAGATTGACCCGAAAATCCTGGAGGAGATCGCGGAGGCGGTCGGAAGGATCAAATTCGGGGAAGTGGTGGTCACGGTCCACGACTCCAAAGTCGTTCAGATCGAGGAAAGGAAGAAAAAGCGTTTTACTTAG
- a CDS encoding carbohydrate porin, translating to MGRFKAILGCLVFLGLSSAAQAGETHLLWKERPLLEEEGISFNVISVEDFVSNVKGGQQTKSTWLGVLDMDMSVDTGKAGLWAGGQFYVRGVNVHGHKKPSGELVGDLQGVDGNESPRISRLQELWYQHSWQEDRLTLLGGVHDMNFEFAVSENGWLYMNSGFGLTPSIANNVAVPTYPYPALGVRVLFTLREGLSLRTGVYDGDPGDSTDHPGGPDFSWNGKGGTFVVSEAAFDYRIPWGRAGLPGTCKAGFWFHSRDIDDVSSVDDNGDPVRHRNDYGAYGIIDQMLWQEAEGQGLSAFLMGGGAPEDRNTVALHAAGGLNYTGLIPGRNQDRSGIAVTHASISGKKRKAEDLDEAETTVEGTYRIVFNDNVAVQPDIQYVMSPSADPALKNATVVMLRMEIVY from the coding sequence ATGGGGCGTTTTAAGGCGATCTTGGGGTGTCTTGTGTTTTTGGGGTTGTCCTCTGCCGCACAGGCCGGGGAGACGCATTTATTGTGGAAGGAGCGTCCTCTCCTGGAAGAGGAGGGGATCAGCTTTAATGTGATCTCTGTCGAAGATTTTGTCAGCAATGTCAAAGGCGGGCAACAGACGAAATCGACGTGGCTGGGCGTGCTGGATATGGACATGTCGGTCGACACCGGCAAAGCGGGATTGTGGGCCGGCGGGCAATTTTATGTCCGCGGGGTGAATGTCCACGGCCACAAGAAACCATCGGGGGAACTGGTTGGCGACCTTCAGGGCGTCGACGGCAATGAATCCCCCCGGATCAGCCGGTTGCAGGAATTGTGGTATCAGCACTCGTGGCAGGAAGACCGCCTAACGCTTTTGGGCGGCGTCCATGACATGAATTTCGAGTTCGCCGTGAGTGAAAATGGGTGGCTGTATATGAACAGCGGGTTCGGCCTCACGCCGTCCATCGCAAACAACGTCGCCGTTCCGACCTATCCTTATCCGGCGCTCGGTGTCCGGGTGCTGTTCACCCTGCGGGAAGGTTTGTCCTTGCGGACGGGCGTTTATGACGGCGATCCGGGGGACAGCACCGATCATCCAGGCGGCCCGGATTTTTCTTGGAACGGCAAGGGCGGGACGTTCGTGGTCAGCGAGGCGGCTTTCGATTACCGGATCCCGTGGGGCAGGGCCGGGCTTCCCGGCACATGCAAGGCCGGATTCTGGTTCCATTCCAGGGACATTGATGATGTGTCCTCTGTGGACGACAACGGCGATCCGGTCCGTCACCGCAATGATTACGGCGCTTACGGCATCATCGACCAGATGCTTTGGCAGGAGGCGGAAGGGCAGGGGCTGAGCGCGTTTTTGATGGGCGGGGGAGCCCCGGAGGACCGCAACACCGTGGCCCTTCACGCGGCGGGCGGGTTGAATTATACCGGCCTTATTCCGGGCCGCAACCAAGACCGATCCGGGATCGCCGTGACCCACGCGTCCATCAGCGGCAAGAAACGGAAGGCGGAAGATTTGGATGAAGCGGAGACAACGGTCGAGGGAACTTACCGGATCGTGTTCAACGACAACGTGGCCGTTCAGCCGGACATCCAGTATGTCATGTCCCCCTCCGCCGATCCGGCCCTGAAAAACGCGACCGTTGTGATGCTGAGGATGGAAATCGTCTATTAG
- a CDS encoding cupin domain-containing protein: MAKPEVNMMTEKGFSLNVKEEIQFPKSGIFSKVLAKSPTYNYTLMCLARGTDIDTHTSTKNGCVYVIQGKGVFRLFDQDIAMKEGVCIFMPANAPHALKADQDLAFLLCLSA, from the coding sequence ATGGCTAAGCCGGAGGTGAATATGATGACCGAGAAAGGTTTTTCCTTGAACGTCAAAGAAGAGATCCAGTTCCCCAAGTCCGGGATCTTCAGTAAAGTGCTGGCGAAATCGCCGACGTACAATTACACCCTGATGTGCCTGGCCAGGGGGACGGACATCGACACCCACACCTCGACCAAAAACGGCTGTGTCTATGTGATCCAGGGGAAAGGCGTGTTCAGGCTTTTCGACCAAGACATCGCGATGAAAGAAGGGGTTTGCATTTTTATGCCGGCCAACGCGCCCCACGCGTTAAAGGCCGATCAGGACCTCGCGTTTTTGCTGTGCCTGAGCGCGTGA